A single region of the Streptomyces sp. ITFR-16 genome encodes:
- a CDS encoding AraC family transcriptional regulator: MAGASGPAEWARHWQYAELPDLDLLRARYIRHTFPRHSHEGYVFGAVTQGIEDVALPGGTVHAGPGSVVMINPEVPHTARAGVPEGWVYATLYPSAQVINDIAADMTDLRGTVSFTEAGVTDPYAARLIGEVHRAAEEGNALAADSVLRVLVTRLLTRHGSALPAPAPRAAGARDAARARAVLESRMARPPTLEALAAELGTSPFALLRAFKKQYGMPPHTWLTDARVRRARRMLDAGTAPARAAAEVGFTDQPHLNRHFTRIVGVPPGAYQRERARTYKTGPRPPG, translated from the coding sequence ATGGCAGGAGCATCGGGACCGGCGGAATGGGCGCGGCACTGGCAGTACGCCGAGCTGCCCGACCTCGACCTGCTGCGGGCCCGCTACATCCGCCACACCTTCCCGCGCCACAGCCACGAGGGCTATGTCTTCGGCGCCGTCACCCAGGGCATCGAGGATGTCGCCCTGCCCGGCGGCACCGTCCACGCCGGCCCCGGCTCCGTCGTCATGATCAATCCCGAGGTGCCGCACACCGCCAGGGCCGGTGTGCCCGAGGGCTGGGTGTACGCCACGCTCTACCCGTCCGCCCAGGTCATCAACGACATCGCGGCCGACATGACCGATCTGCGCGGCACCGTCTCCTTCACGGAGGCCGGCGTGACCGATCCGTACGCCGCCCGGCTCATCGGCGAGGTCCACCGGGCGGCGGAGGAGGGCAACGCGCTGGCGGCGGACAGCGTGCTGCGCGTCCTGGTCACGCGGCTGCTCACCCGGCACGGCAGCGCCCTGCCCGCCCCCGCGCCCCGGGCGGCCGGAGCGCGCGACGCGGCGCGGGCCCGGGCCGTCCTGGAGAGCAGGATGGCCCGGCCGCCCACCCTGGAGGCCCTGGCCGCCGAACTCGGCACGAGCCCGTTCGCCCTGCTGCGCGCGTTCAAGAAGCAGTACGGCATGCCGCCGCACACCTGGCTCACCGACGCCCGGGTCCGGCGGGCGCGGCGGATGCTCGACGCGGGCACGGCACCGGCCCGCGCGGCCGCAGAGGTCGGCTTCACCGACCAGCCGCATCTCAACCGCCACTTCACCCGGATCGTGGGGGTGCCGCCCGGCGCCTACCAGCGCGAACGTGCAAGAACGTACAAGACCGGTCCCCGACCGCCCGGGTAG
- a CDS encoding DNA starvation/stationary phase protection protein, with translation MSVVKSPLSETDLKSVGGALQGALVDLVDLSLVAKQVHWNVVGPRFRSVHLQLDEVVDTARQHSDTVAERASALGVNPDGRSATIARATAIDSVPEGWIKDVDAVRTLVDALGVVIGRMRERIEVTGDPDPVSQDILIALTADLEKHAWMFQAESA, from the coding sequence ATGTCTGTGGTGAAGAGCCCGCTGTCCGAGACCGACCTCAAGTCCGTGGGTGGTGCCCTCCAGGGCGCTCTGGTGGACCTCGTCGACCTCTCCCTGGTGGCCAAGCAGGTCCACTGGAACGTGGTGGGGCCGCGCTTCAGGTCCGTGCACCTTCAGCTCGACGAGGTCGTCGACACCGCCCGCCAGCACTCCGACACGGTCGCCGAACGGGCCTCCGCGCTGGGTGTCAACCCGGACGGCCGGTCGGCGACGATCGCCCGGGCCACGGCCATCGACTCCGTGCCCGAGGGCTGGATCAAGGACGTGGACGCGGTACGGACCCTGGTCGACGCCCTCGGCGTGGTGATCGGGCGGATGCGTGAGCGGATCGAGGTGACCGGCGATCCCGACCCGGTCAGCCAGGACATCCTGATCGCGCTGACCGCGGATCTCGAGAAGCACGCGTGGATGTTCCAGGCCGAGAGCGCCTGA
- a CDS encoding DEAD/DEAH box helicase, whose amino-acid sequence MTGSALDAFSPATRSWFTGAFSAPTAAQEGAWRAINEGSDVLVVAPTGSGKTLAAFLAALDRLAAVPPPAEAKKRCRVLYVSPLKALAVDVERNLRSPLTGIRQESVRLGLPEPEVRVGIRSGDTPAAERRSMATRPPDILITTPESLFLMLTSSAREALAGIETVILDEVHAVAGTKRGAHLALSLERLDELLPRPARRIGLSATVRPVDEVARFLSPRRKVETVQPPSTKRFDLSVVVPVEDLGELGGSPATDDSSGQAEKPSIWPHVEERIADLVQSHRSTIVFANSRRLAERLCNRLNEIAYERATGETMPEAHSPAEIMAESGAAKGAPALLARAHHGSVSKEQRAQVEEDLKAGRLPAVVATSSLELGIDMGAVDLVIQVESPPSVASGLQRVGRAGHQVGAVSTGVVFPKYRGDLVQAAVVTERMRTGSIEALRIPSNPLDVLAQQLVAMVALDSWQVDDLLAVTRRAAPFASLPESAFTAVLDMLAGRYPSDAFAELRPRVVWDRVAGTVTGRPGAQRLAVTSGGTIPDRGLFGVFLAGADPKKGGGRVGELDEEMVYESRVGDVFTLGTTSWRIEDITRDRVLVSPAPGVPGRLPFWKGDQLGRPLELGRALGAFLRELGGLSPQDARERLLAAGLDTWAVDNVLAYIDEQRRACGHVPDDRTILVERFRDELGDWRVVVHSPFGAQVHAPWALALSARLAERYGMDAQVMHADDGIVLRLPDADMMGLDLLDFDPAQDPHDSGGAPLPAANAALDSDQPPVGAADVAFDKGEIGQIVTDQVGGSALFASRFRECAARALLLPRRSPGKRTPLWQQRQRAAQLLQVASEFGSFPIVLEAVRECLQDVFDVPGLTEVMGDLEARRIRLVEVTTPEPSPFARSLLFGYVAQFLYEGDSPLAERRAAALSLDSRLLAELLGRAELRELLDADVLTELEQELQWLAEDRRIKDIEGVADLLRVLGPLTDEELAARGAEEPWARELASARRAIRVRIAGADHWAAIEDAGRLRDALGTALPVGVPEAFTEPVKDPLGDLLARYARTHGPFTSTAAAARFGLGTAVTDGALQRLAASGRIVQGEFHPAGIGQEWCDATVLRRLRRRSLAALRHELEPVPPAALAGFLPQWQHLGSNSLRGIDGLARAVEQLQGAPVPASALEKLILPARVTGYTPALLDELTTTGEVVWAGAGALPGKDGWISLYLADSAPLLLPPPRPFELSALHESVLTTLSGGYGLFFRQIADQVRATTHPDCTDPQLADALWDLAWSGRLTNDTLAPLRSLLGSGRTAGATAHRARRSVPRGRYGTLTAAARPVSRTGPPTVSGRWSLLPALEPDPTHRAHALARTLLDRHGVVTRGAVQAEGVEGGFSAAYRVLSAFEDNGQARRGYVVEGLGAAQFAMDGAVDRLRAASTARDRTEPGADPRALVLAAADPANAYGAALPWPEPPAGAGHKPGRKAGALVVLVDGELTLYMERGGKTLLAWPTDPDDPALLAAAGALAAAARAGALGTVTVERTNGASSLTSPLGRTLESAGFLATPRGLRLRA is encoded by the coding sequence ATGACCGGCTCCGCACTCGATGCGTTCTCCCCCGCGACCCGCAGCTGGTTCACGGGGGCCTTCAGCGCGCCCACGGCCGCGCAGGAGGGTGCCTGGCGGGCGATCAATGAGGGGTCGGACGTCCTGGTCGTCGCGCCGACCGGATCGGGCAAGACCCTGGCCGCCTTTCTCGCCGCGCTGGACCGGCTGGCCGCCGTGCCGCCGCCGGCCGAGGCGAAGAAGCGCTGCCGCGTGCTGTACGTGTCCCCGCTGAAGGCGCTCGCGGTCGACGTGGAGCGCAACCTGCGCTCACCGCTGACCGGAATCCGCCAGGAGTCGGTGCGCCTGGGGCTGCCGGAGCCCGAGGTGCGGGTGGGCATCCGCTCGGGCGACACCCCGGCCGCCGAGCGCCGCTCGATGGCGACCCGGCCGCCGGACATCCTGATCACGACCCCCGAGTCCCTCTTCCTGATGCTGACGTCCTCGGCCCGGGAGGCGCTGGCGGGGATCGAGACGGTGATCCTGGACGAGGTGCACGCGGTCGCGGGCACCAAGCGGGGCGCCCATCTCGCGCTGTCCCTGGAGCGTCTCGACGAGCTGCTGCCCCGTCCGGCCCGCCGGATCGGCCTGTCGGCGACGGTCCGTCCGGTCGACGAGGTGGCGCGCTTCCTTTCCCCCCGGCGGAAGGTGGAGACCGTCCAGCCGCCGTCCACCAAGCGGTTCGACCTGTCGGTGGTCGTGCCCGTCGAGGACCTGGGCGAGCTCGGCGGCTCCCCGGCCACCGACGACTCCTCGGGCCAGGCCGAGAAGCCCTCGATCTGGCCGCATGTGGAGGAGCGGATCGCCGACCTCGTGCAGTCGCACCGCTCCACCATCGTCTTCGCCAACTCCCGGCGCCTCGCCGAACGCCTCTGCAACAGGCTCAACGAGATCGCGTACGAGCGGGCCACCGGCGAGACCATGCCCGAGGCCCACTCCCCCGCCGAGATCATGGCGGAGTCGGGGGCGGCCAAGGGCGCCCCCGCACTGCTCGCCCGGGCGCACCACGGATCGGTCTCCAAGGAGCAGCGCGCCCAGGTCGAGGAGGACCTCAAGGCGGGCCGGCTGCCCGCGGTCGTCGCCACTTCCAGCCTGGAGCTGGGCATCGACATGGGTGCGGTGGACCTGGTGATCCAGGTCGAGTCGCCGCCCTCGGTCGCCTCCGGGCTGCAACGGGTGGGCCGCGCCGGCCACCAGGTGGGCGCGGTGTCCACCGGCGTCGTCTTCCCGAAGTACCGCGGCGACCTCGTCCAGGCCGCCGTGGTCACCGAGCGGATGCGCACCGGCTCCATCGAGGCGCTGCGCATCCCGTCCAATCCGCTGGACGTGCTGGCGCAGCAGCTGGTCGCGATGGTCGCCCTGGACAGCTGGCAGGTGGACGACTTGCTGGCGGTGACCCGCCGCGCCGCCCCCTTCGCCTCGCTCCCCGAGTCGGCGTTCACCGCCGTCCTCGACATGCTCGCCGGCCGCTATCCGTCCGACGCCTTCGCGGAGCTGCGCCCGCGCGTGGTCTGGGACCGCGTCGCCGGTACGGTCACGGGCCGCCCCGGCGCCCAGCGGCTGGCGGTCACCTCCGGCGGCACCATCCCCGACCGAGGGCTCTTCGGGGTCTTCCTCGCCGGTGCCGACCCCAAGAAGGGCGGCGGCCGGGTCGGTGAGCTGGACGAGGAGATGGTCTACGAGTCCCGCGTCGGAGATGTCTTCACCCTGGGCACCACGTCCTGGCGGATCGAGGACATCACCCGTGACCGGGTGCTGGTCTCGCCCGCGCCCGGCGTCCCCGGGCGGCTGCCGTTCTGGAAGGGCGACCAGCTGGGCCGCCCGCTGGAGCTGGGCCGCGCGCTCGGTGCCTTCCTGCGCGAGCTGGGCGGGCTGTCCCCGCAGGACGCGCGGGAGCGGCTGCTGGCCGCGGGGCTGGACACCTGGGCCGTGGACAACGTCCTGGCGTACATCGACGAACAGCGCCGGGCCTGCGGCCATGTGCCGGACGACCGGACCATCCTCGTCGAGCGGTTCCGGGACGAGCTGGGCGACTGGCGCGTCGTCGTGCACTCCCCGTTCGGCGCCCAGGTGCACGCCCCCTGGGCGCTCGCGCTCAGCGCCCGGCTCGCCGAGCGGTACGGCATGGACGCCCAGGTCATGCACGCCGACGACGGCATCGTGCTGAGGCTGCCGGACGCGGACATGATGGGCCTGGACCTCCTCGACTTCGATCCCGCCCAGGACCCGCACGATTCCGGCGGGGCGCCGCTGCCCGCGGCCAACGCCGCGCTGGACAGCGACCAGCCGCCGGTCGGCGCCGCCGATGTCGCCTTCGACAAGGGGGAGATCGGGCAGATCGTCACGGACCAGGTCGGCGGCTCCGCCCTGTTCGCCTCCCGGTTCCGCGAGTGCGCGGCGCGGGCGCTGCTGCTGCCCCGCCGCAGCCCCGGAAAGCGCACACCCCTGTGGCAGCAGCGTCAGCGGGCCGCCCAGCTCCTTCAGGTCGCCTCCGAGTTCGGCTCCTTCCCCATCGTTCTCGAAGCGGTCCGCGAATGCCTCCAGGACGTCTTCGACGTCCCCGGGCTCACGGAAGTGATGGGCGATCTGGAGGCGCGCCGCATCCGGCTCGTCGAGGTCACCACCCCGGAGCCCTCCCCGTTCGCCCGCTCGCTCCTCTTCGGCTACGTCGCCCAGTTCCTGTACGAGGGCGACTCGCCGCTCGCCGAGCGGCGGGCCGCCGCGCTCTCCCTGGACTCCCGTCTCCTGGCCGAACTGCTGGGCCGGGCCGAGCTGCGCGAACTGCTGGACGCCGATGTCCTCACGGAGCTGGAGCAGGAGCTCCAGTGGCTGGCCGAGGACCGCCGGATCAAGGACATCGAGGGCGTGGCCGACCTGCTGCGCGTCCTCGGCCCGCTGACCGACGAGGAGCTGGCCGCGCGCGGAGCCGAGGAGCCCTGGGCGCGGGAGCTGGCGTCGGCCCGCCGCGCCATCAGGGTCCGGATCGCCGGCGCCGACCACTGGGCGGCGATCGAGGACGCGGGCCGGCTGCGCGACGCGCTGGGCACGGCTCTCCCGGTCGGCGTCCCCGAGGCGTTCACCGAACCGGTGAAGGACCCCCTGGGCGACCTCCTCGCCCGCTACGCCCGTACGCACGGCCCGTTCACCTCGACCGCGGCGGCCGCCCGGTTCGGCCTCGGTACCGCCGTCACGGACGGTGCGCTGCAACGGCTCGCGGCCTCCGGCCGGATCGTCCAGGGCGAGTTCCATCCGGCGGGCATCGGCCAGGAGTGGTGCGATGCCACAGTGCTGCGGCGGCTGCGACGGCGTTCGCTCGCCGCGCTGCGCCACGAGCTGGAGCCGGTCCCGCCCGCCGCCCTGGCCGGATTCCTGCCCCAGTGGCAGCACCTGGGCAGCAACAGCCTGCGCGGAATCGACGGACTGGCCCGGGCCGTCGAGCAGCTGCAGGGCGCGCCCGTGCCCGCGTCCGCCCTGGAGAAGCTGATCCTCCCGGCCCGGGTCACGGGCTACACCCCCGCGCTCCTCGATGAACTGACCACCACCGGCGAGGTCGTGTGGGCCGGCGCGGGCGCTCTCCCCGGCAAGGACGGCTGGATCTCCCTCTACCTGGCCGACAGCGCACCCCTGCTCCTGCCACCCCCGCGCCCGTTCGAACTCAGCGCGTTGCACGAGTCGGTGCTCACCACGCTCTCCGGCGGCTACGGACTGTTCTTCCGTCAGATCGCCGACCAGGTCCGCGCCACCACCCACCCCGACTGCACCGATCCGCAGCTGGCGGACGCGCTGTGGGACCTCGCCTGGTCGGGCCGGCTCACCAACGACACGCTCGCACCGCTGCGTTCGCTCCTCGGCTCCGGCCGCACGGCCGGGGCGACCGCGCACCGCGCCAGACGCAGCGTCCCGCGCGGCCGGTACGGCACGCTGACCGCTGCGGCCCGCCCCGTCTCACGGACCGGCCCGCCCACGGTCTCGGGCCGCTGGTCCCTGCTGCCGGCCCTGGAACCCGACCCCACCCACCGGGCCCATGCCCTGGCCCGCACCCTGCTGGACCGGCACGGAGTGGTGACCCGCGGCGCGGTCCAGGCGGAGGGCGTCGAGGGCGGCTTCTCCGCCGCTTACCGGGTGCTGTCCGCCTTCGAGGACAACGGACAGGCCAGGCGCGGCTATGTCGTGGAGGGACTGGGCGCGGCGCAGTTCGCCATGGACGGCGCGGTCGACCGGCTCCGCGCGGCGTCCACCGCCCGCGACCGTACGGAACCCGGCGCGGACCCCCGCGCCCTGGTCCTCGCGGCCGCCGACCCGGCCAACGCGTACGGCGCGGCCCTCCCCTGGCCGGAACCGCCGGCGGGCGCGGGACACAAGCCGGGCCGCAAGGCGGGCGCGCTCGTGGTCCTGGTCGACGGCGAGCTGACGCTGTACATGGAGCGCGGCGGCAAGACGCTGCTGGCCTGGCCGACCGACCCGGACGATCCGGCGCTCCTCGCGGCGGCCGGTGCCCTGGCCGCCGCCGCCCGCGCCGGAGCCCTCGGCACGGTGACCGTCGAGCGGACCAACGGCGCCTCGTCCCTGACCTCCCCCCTGGGCCGCACCCTGGAGTCGGCCGGCTTCCTCGCCACCCCGAGAGGCCTGCGCCTGCGCGCCTGA
- a CDS encoding helix-turn-helix domain-containing protein produces the protein MILLRRLLGDVLRRQRQRQGRTLREVSSSARVSLGYLSEVERGQKEASSELLSAICDALDVRMSELMREVSDELSLAELAESAAASDPVPVPVRPMLNSVSVSSVAGVPTGRVTIKAPAEAVDVVAA, from the coding sequence ATGATTCTGCTCCGTCGCCTGCTTGGTGACGTGCTGCGTCGGCAGCGCCAGCGCCAAGGCCGTACTCTGCGCGAAGTCTCCTCGTCCGCCCGAGTTTCGCTCGGCTATCTCTCCGAGGTGGAGCGGGGGCAGAAGGAGGCATCCTCCGAACTGCTCTCCGCCATTTGCGACGCGCTTGACGTACGGATGTCCGAGCTCATGCGTGAAGTGAGCGATGAGCTGTCCCTGGCCGAACTGGCCGAGTCGGCGGCAGCCAGCGATCCGGTCCCTGTACCGGTGCGCCCCATGCTCAATTCCGTCTCCGTTTCGTCGGTGGCGGGTGTACCGACGGGGCGGGTGACCATCAAGGCGCCTGCGGAAGCGGTGGATGTCGTCGCCGCCTGA
- a CDS encoding AzlC family ABC transporter permease, giving the protein MPEQTTPLQRAGGPAGPGGATAVDKPDAAVVRDALGVGIAVGLSGFAFGVTSAGSGLSLLQTCALSLLVFTGASQFALVGALAAGGNPYTAAAGAFFLGVRNSFYGLRLSQLLALPRALRPLAAQWVIDETTAVTLPQPTRRAARIGFTVTGLTLYVLWNLTTLIGALGAEALGDTDAWGLDAAGPAVFLALLAPMLKSTTERITAALAVLLALGLLPVLPAGVPVLLSALAAPFVLYLRGRGKDGASQADTGDTKDADTSTTKDAR; this is encoded by the coding sequence GTGCCAGAACAGACCACACCTCTTCAGAGAGCCGGCGGACCGGCCGGTCCCGGCGGGGCCACCGCCGTCGACAAGCCCGATGCGGCCGTCGTCCGGGACGCGCTCGGCGTCGGCATAGCCGTCGGCCTCTCCGGCTTCGCCTTCGGCGTCACCTCGGCCGGCTCCGGGCTGAGCCTCCTGCAGACCTGTGCGCTCAGCCTCCTCGTCTTCACCGGCGCCTCCCAGTTCGCCCTGGTGGGCGCCCTGGCGGCGGGCGGCAATCCGTACACCGCGGCCGCCGGCGCCTTCTTCCTCGGCGTACGCAACTCCTTCTACGGCCTGCGGCTGTCGCAGCTGCTCGCCCTGCCGCGCGCCCTGCGCCCCCTCGCCGCGCAGTGGGTCATCGACGAGACGACCGCCGTGACCCTGCCCCAGCCCACCCGGCGGGCCGCACGGATCGGCTTCACCGTCACCGGGCTCACGCTCTATGTGCTGTGGAACCTGACCACGCTGATCGGCGCCCTGGGGGCGGAGGCACTCGGCGACACCGATGCCTGGGGGCTCGACGCGGCGGGTCCCGCCGTCTTCCTCGCGCTGCTCGCGCCCATGCTGAAGAGCACGACCGAGCGGATCACCGCCGCACTCGCCGTCCTGCTGGCACTCGGCCTCCTGCCGGTGCTGCCCGCAGGGGTGCCCGTCCTGCTGTCCGCCCTCGCGGCGCCCTTCGTCCTGTATCTGAGGGGGCGCGGCAAGGACGGCGCTTCCCAGGCGGACACGGGGGACACGAAGGACGCGGACACGAGCACAACCAAGGACGCCCGATGA
- a CDS encoding nicotinamide-nucleotide amidohydrolase family protein, protein MTAAARVLRRLVERGETLAVAESLTGGLVAAELTSVPGASQAFRGSVTAYATPLKSEVLGVDAALLAAKGAVDAEVARQMAAGVRRALGADWGVATTGVAGPEPQDGRPVGTVFVAVSGPQGAGKVAALRLNGDRADIRKESVRSALDLLSGELGENEGAQDTEQNGGN, encoded by the coding sequence GTGACGGCCGCGGCCCGGGTGCTGCGGCGGCTCGTCGAACGCGGGGAGACCCTCGCCGTCGCCGAGTCGCTGACCGGCGGCCTGGTCGCGGCAGAACTGACCTCCGTCCCGGGTGCCTCGCAGGCCTTCCGGGGCTCCGTGACCGCCTATGCGACCCCACTCAAGAGTGAAGTCCTGGGCGTGGACGCGGCTCTTCTGGCGGCGAAGGGCGCGGTGGACGCCGAGGTCGCCCGCCAGATGGCGGCAGGCGTGCGCCGGGCGCTCGGCGCGGACTGGGGCGTCGCGACCACGGGCGTCGCGGGCCCCGAGCCGCAGGACGGCCGGCCGGTCGGAACGGTCTTCGTCGCGGTCAGCGGGCCGCAGGGTGCCGGGAAAGTGGCGGCGCTGCGGTTGAACGGCGACCGTGCGGACATCCGTAAAGAGAGCGTACGAAGCGCGCTCGACCTTCTCTCAGGCGAACTCGGTGAGAATGAGGGCGCACAGGATACGGAACAGAACGGGGGGAATTGA
- a CDS encoding AzlD domain-containing protein, with protein sequence MNVWIAIALTAVGCYLAKLLGLLVPAGALERPLVQRLAALLPVALLAALTAQQTFGDGQHLVLDARGAGLAAAALALVLRAPFLVVVGVAVVVTAGVRALG encoded by the coding sequence ATGAACGTCTGGATCGCCATCGCGCTGACCGCCGTCGGCTGCTATCTCGCCAAGCTCCTCGGGCTCCTGGTGCCGGCCGGCGCCCTGGAACGCCCTCTCGTCCAGCGGCTCGCCGCACTGCTGCCCGTGGCCCTTCTGGCCGCCCTGACCGCGCAGCAGACCTTCGGCGACGGGCAGCACCTGGTGCTCGACGCCAGGGGCGCGGGTCTCGCCGCCGCCGCGCTCGCCCTGGTCCTGCGCGCGCCCTTCCTCGTGGTCGTCGGCGTGGCCGTCGTGGTCACCGCCGGAGTGCGCGCACTGGGCTGA
- a CDS encoding CsbD family protein → MTDEGAKDKITGKAKEAMGKIAGNRRMEAEGKTDQAKGKAKDAAGGAKERAEGVKDSLTDDDKS, encoded by the coding sequence ATGACTGACGAAGGCGCGAAGGACAAGATCACCGGTAAGGCGAAGGAAGCGATGGGCAAGATCGCCGGCAACCGGCGCATGGAGGCCGAAGGCAAGACGGACCAGGCGAAGGGCAAGGCCAAGGACGCCGCAGGCGGCGCCAAGGAGCGTGCCGAGGGCGTCAAGGACTCCCTCACGGACGACGACAAGAGCTGA
- a CDS encoding SDR family NAD(P)-dependent oxidoreductase: MPIAAYDLTGRSAFVTGAAGGIGRSCAVLLAEAGAVVHGADLDEKGLLETRELITGAGGEAHTYPLDVTDRDQVRAAVAAAGELDILAAVAGIMHTSSVLETADEDLDRVLSVNFKGVLYACQEVARTMVARSAPGSLVTMASGAVDSASPGLLCYGAAKAAVVQLTKTLATELGPHAIRVNAVAPGWIRTPMTARHDAEQQHRAEATMVRISPLGRVGEPEDVAHTVLHLASDASAFMTGQILRPNGGVAMPW, translated from the coding sequence ATGCCCATCGCCGCGTACGACCTCACCGGACGTTCCGCGTTCGTCACCGGCGCCGCCGGCGGGATCGGCCGGTCCTGTGCCGTACTGCTGGCCGAGGCGGGTGCCGTCGTGCATGGTGCGGATCTCGACGAGAAGGGGCTTCTGGAGACCCGGGAGCTGATCACCGGGGCGGGTGGCGAAGCCCACACGTATCCGCTGGATGTCACCGACCGCGACCAGGTCCGGGCCGCCGTCGCGGCCGCCGGGGAGCTGGACATCCTGGCCGCCGTCGCCGGGATCATGCACACGAGCAGCGTCCTGGAGACGGCCGACGAGGATCTCGACCGCGTGCTCTCGGTCAATTTCAAAGGGGTCCTGTACGCGTGCCAGGAAGTGGCCCGCACGATGGTCGCCCGCTCCGCCCCGGGCTCGCTGGTCACCATGGCCTCGGGCGCGGTCGACTCCGCGAGCCCCGGGCTGCTCTGCTACGGCGCCGCCAAGGCAGCCGTGGTGCAGCTGACCAAGACGCTGGCGACCGAGCTGGGACCGCACGCCATTCGGGTCAACGCCGTCGCCCCCGGCTGGATCCGCACACCCATGACCGCCCGCCACGACGCGGAGCAGCAGCACCGGGCCGAGGCCACGATGGTCCGGATCTCGCCGCTGGGAAGGGTCGGGGAGCCCGAGGACGTGGCGCACACCGTGCTGCATCTGGCGTCCGACGCCTCGGCCTTCATGACCGGTCAGATCCTCCGCCCGAACGGCGGCGTCGCCATGCCCTGGTAG
- a CDS encoding DNA-formamidopyrimidine glycosylase family protein has protein sequence MPEGDTVLQTAERLHHALAGRVLTRSDLRVPRFATADLTGRTVLDVSARGKHLLTRIEGGLTLHSHLRMDGAWRIYAPGERWRGGPGHQIRAVLGNAAHTAVGYRLPVLELLRTRDEGNAVGHLGPDLLGPDWDPDTALRNLLADPARPLGEALLDQRNLAGIGNIYKAELCFLARATPWLPIGDLPARTATLLVSTARQLLEANRDRPVRTTTAAARPRTATGRAPRPARPSENLWVYGRTHRPCLRCGTPIREAEQDNRPAYWCPRCQTGPTP, from the coding sequence ATGCCCGAAGGAGACACCGTCCTGCAGACCGCCGAGCGTCTGCACCACGCGCTCGCCGGCCGGGTCCTCACCAGGTCCGACCTGCGCGTCCCCCGGTTCGCCACGGCCGACCTCACGGGCCGGACCGTTCTCGACGTCTCCGCCCGGGGCAAGCACCTGCTGACCCGCATCGAGGGCGGACTCACCCTGCACAGCCATCTCCGGATGGACGGGGCCTGGCGCATCTACGCCCCGGGCGAACGCTGGCGCGGCGGCCCCGGCCACCAGATCCGGGCCGTCCTGGGCAACGCCGCGCACACCGCCGTCGGCTACCGCCTTCCGGTCCTCGAACTCCTGCGCACCCGGGACGAGGGGAACGCCGTCGGCCATCTCGGCCCGGACCTGCTGGGCCCGGACTGGGACCCGGACACGGCGCTGCGCAACCTCCTCGCCGACCCCGCCCGCCCCCTCGGCGAAGCCCTCCTGGACCAGCGCAACCTGGCCGGCATCGGGAACATCTACAAGGCCGAACTCTGCTTCCTGGCCCGAGCCACCCCCTGGCTCCCCATCGGCGACCTGCCCGCGCGCACGGCCACCCTCCTGGTCAGTACGGCCAGACAACTCCTGGAGGCCAACCGCGACCGCCCGGTCCGCACCACCACGGCCGCCGCCCGCCCCCGCACCGCCACGGGCCGGGCCCCCCGCCCCGCCCGCCCGAGCGAGAACCTCTGGGTCTACGGCCGCACCCACCGCCCCTGCCTGCGCTGCGGAACCCCGATCCGCGAGGCCGAACAGGACAACCGCCCCGCCTACTGGTGCCCACGCTGCCAGACCGGCCCGACGCCCTAG